Proteins encoded together in one Triticum dicoccoides isolate Atlit2015 ecotype Zavitan chromosome 7B, WEW_v2.0, whole genome shotgun sequence window:
- the LOC119336716 gene encoding chitin elicitor receptor kinase 1-like: MEAPLLPLFLLLLAAAAGPNTVTAAGDGCSRGCDHALGSYYVASNQNVTYIANLFGFSDYRVLGKYNPGIPNLDFVAAGDRLNVPFPCQCIAPPSAPASTFLAAPIPYKVTTGDTYISIADQFNNLTTPAWLQATNTYPANNIPDVGSVNVTVNCSCGDPGISTAYGLFLTYPLRDRETLASVAANHSFSSSEQMDLLRKYNPGMDGVTGSGIVYIPAKDPNGSYLPLESQAKKSSAGAIAGGVVAGVVALVLGLVLFLFYRRRKAKQDALIPSSEESTRLASAVSMQKVTPSSSQADGASPAAGITVDKSVEFSYEELFNATEGFNIIHKIGQGGFGAVYYAELRGEKAAIKKMDMQATQEFLAELKVLTHVHHLNLVRLIGYCTESSLFLVYEFIENGNLSQHLRGTGYEPLSWVERVQIALDSARGLEYIHEHTVPVYIHRDIKSANILIDKNTRAKVADFGLTKLTEVGGGTSLQTRVVGTFGYMPPEYARYGDVSPKVDVYAFGVVLYELISAKDAIVRSTESASDSKGLVYLFEEALNAPDLKEGLKRLIDPKLGDDYPIDAILKMTHLANACTQEDPKLRPTMRSVVVALMTLSSTSEFWDMNALYENPGLVNLMSGR, from the exons ATGGAAGCTCCGCTACTCCCCCTTTTCCTGCTCCTCCTGGCCGCCGCGGCGGGCCCGAACACGGTCACCGCGGCGGGGGACGGCTGCAGCCGGGGCTGCGACCACGCGCTGGGCTCCTACTACGTCGCGTCCAACCAGAACGTCACCTacatcgccaacctcttcgggtTCTCTGACTACCGAGTGCTCGGCAAGTACAACCCCGGGATCCCCAACCTCGACTTCGTCGCCGCCGGGGACCGCCTCAACGTCCCCTTCCCCTGCCAATGCATCGCGCCGCCGTCCGCCCCGGCCTCCACCTTCCTCGCCGCCCCCATCCCCTACAAAGTCACCACCGGAGACACCTACATCAGCATCGCCGACCAATTCAACAACCTCACCACCCCCGCCTGGCTGCAGGCCACAAACACCTACCCGGCCAACAATATCCCCGACGTCGGCTCCGTCAACGTCACCGTCAACTGCTCATGCGGCGACCCTGGGATTTCCACCGCTTACGGCCTCTTCCTCACATACCCGCTCAGGGACAGAGAGACCCTAGCCTCTGTCGCCGCCAATCATAGCTTCTCGTCCTCTGAGCAGATGGACCTGCTCAGAAAGTATAACCCCGGGATGGATGGTGTCACCGGGAGCGGCATCGTGTATATCCCAGCCAAAG ATCCCAATGGAAGCTACCTTCCTCTGGAATCACAAG CGAAAAAAAGTTCAGCGGGAGCAATAGCAGGAGGTGTTGTGGCTGGTGTAGTTGCACTAGTCCTGGGTCTCGTGTTATTCTTGTTTTATAGGCGAAGAAAGGCAAAACAGGACGCTTTGATTCCATCTTCTGAAGAATCTACCCGTCTAG CCAGTGCAGTATCCATGCAAAAGGTGACACCATCGAGCAGTCAAGCTGACGGAGCTTCACCAGCTGCCGGCATTACAGTTGATAAATCAGTCGAGTTCTCATATGAAGAACTTTTTAATGCTACAGAAGGCTTTAACATAATTCATAAAATTGGACAAGGTGGTTTTGGTGCTGTCTATTATGCTGAGCTTAGAGGCGAG AAAGCTGCCATAAAAAAGATGGACATGCAGGCTACTCAAGAGTTCCTTGCTGAGTTAAAAGTTTTGACACATGTTCATCATCTTAATCTG GTGCGCTTGATTGGTTATTGCACGGAGAGTTCTTTGTTCCTTGTCTACGAATTTATCGAGAATGGCAACTTAAGCCAGCATTTGCGTGGAACTG GTTATGAGCCTCTTTCTTGGGTTGAAAGAGTTCAGATTGCACTAGATTCAGCAAGAGGTCTTGAGTACATTCATGAGCATACCGTTCCAGTGTACATACATCGGGACATCAAATCCGCAAACATCTTGATAGACAAGAACACCCGTGCAAAG GTTGCAGATTTTGGTCTAACAAAACTTACAGAAGTTGGTGGTGGTACATCTTTGCAAACACGTGTTGTTGGTACATTCGGTTACATGCCTCCAGA ATATGCCCGATACGGTGATGTTTCTCCTAAAGTCGACGTCTATGCCTTTGGTGTTGTTTTGTACGAACTTATTTCAGCCAAAGATGCCATTGTCCGATCAACTGAATCTGCCAGTGATTCAAAGGGATTGGTTTATCTG TTTGAGGAGGCTCTCAATGCACCGGATCTGAAGGAAGGCCTCAAAAGGCTGATCGATCCAAAGCTAGGAGACGATTACCCCATCGACGCCATTCTCAAG ATGACGCACCTGGCGAACGCATGCACACAGGAGGACCCCAAGTTGAGGCCGACAATGAGATCCGTGGTGGTGGCGCTGATGACGCTGTCCTCCACGAGCGAGTTCTGGGATATGAACGCCCTCTACGAAAACCCGGGCTTGGTGAACCTCATGTCCGGGAGATGA
- the LOC119340888 gene encoding uncharacterized protein LOC119340888 — MKMAGSAVLLISLLSAIAPLPSEALNVRGHLLKSKTFRSPPILLGPGSVSNKYYHDVDFPRGHLAVKSFNAEVVDENGVPVPLHETYLHHWVAVPYYALKDNQSSDAQKVPAMLKGNDGVCKRALTQYFGLGSETRHTATWVPDPYGIETGNQEKAPEGYEEKWLLNIHAIDTRGVADKPSCTECKCDFYNVTIDEYGRTVSKNYTGGLLCCYDQTQCRLKAGFNAEVRNVFLQYTVTWLDWTDAVVPVKIYIFDVTDTAMLDGTHEHSCKVEYQVEECSAENRANNECIHTKTTRAVLPRGGDIVYSVAHQHSGGVGASLHGQDGRLLCESLPTYGTGKEAGNEANYIVGMSSCYPKPGSIKVSDGEVLTIVSNYSSDREHTGVMGLVYILVAEPQQPAPAPSLCFSFPAPWCLPAWMSSNM, encoded by the exons ATGAAAATGGCTGGCTCTGCTGTGCTGCTCATTTCGCTCCTATCGGCTATCGCCCCCCTACCCTCTGAAGCCCTCAACGTGAGAGGTCATCTGCTGAAATCAAAGACGTTCCGTTCTCCGCCCATCTTACTGGGGCCTGGATCAGTCTCAAACAAGTACTACCATGACGTCGACTTCCCCCGAGGCCACCTTGCAGTCAAGAGCTTTAATGCTGAGGTCGTCGATGAGAATGGCGTCCCTGTCCCGCTCCATGAGACTTACCTGCATCACTGGGTTGCAGTACCATACTATGCTCTCAAGGACAACCAGAGCTCTGATGCGCAAAAGGTTCCCGCAATGCTTAAAGGGAATGATGGAGTGTGCAAGAGAGCACTAACCCAGTACTTCGGGCTCGGTTCCGAGACTCGCCACACCGCCACATGGGTTCCTGATCCTTATGGAATTGAGACCGGCAACCAAGAGAAGGCCCCTGAAGGCTATGAGGAGAAATGGCTGCTCAATATTCATGCCATCGACACGAGGGGCGTGGCCGACAAGCCTAGCTGCACCGAGTGCAAGTGCGACTTCTACAATGTCACAATTGATGAGTATGGGCGCACAGTCTCGAAGAACTACACTGGTGGGTTGCTTTGCTGCTATGATCAGACCCAGTGTCGGCTCAAAGCAGGGTTCAACGCCGAGGTGCGGAACGTGTTCTTGCAGTACACCGTGACTTGGCTCGACTGGACTGATGCGGTGGTGCCTGTCAAGATCTACATATTTGACGTTACGGATACCGCTATGCTCGACGGGACTCATGAACACTCTTGCAAG GTTGAGTATCAAGTTGAGGAATGCAGCGCGGAAAACCGAGCCAACAATGAGTGCATCCATACTAAGACTACCAGAGCGGTCTTGCCGCGTGGAGGAGATATCGTGTACAGTGTTGCACACCAGCACTCTGGAGGagtcggtgcttctctgcatggccAG GATGGACGCCTTCTATGTGAATCGCTTCCAACTTACGGCACGGGGAAGGAGGCAGGGAACGAGGCAAACTACATTGTCGGCATGTCGAGTTGCTACCCTAAGCCAGGATCCATCAAGGTCAGCGACGGCGAGGTGCTGACCATCGTCTCCAACTACAGCAGCGACCGAGAGCACACCGGCGTCATGGGCCTGGTCTACATCCTCGTGGCCGAGCCGCAGCAGCCGGCTCCGGCGCCATCCCTGTGCTTCAGTTTTCCGGCCCCAT GGTGCCTACCGGCATGGATGTCTAGCAACATGTGA
- the LOC119338848 gene encoding protein FAR1-RELATED SEQUENCE 5-like, producing the protein MEQVTGYANDDSGSDNGSSSLNANQPPGDYYMSQDESYSGNLHGNDDDEEYDIDEQFYANSVSQINANGDNERNNIDDDNAESEVDASRSGSGSQGGVDGPSGNDEHNDDDQFDLDMCYDEYQQESLDRHWAVMVKTFRSLDEVYTFYNKHARERGFNIRKDSLKFSKDHARTPRLRRYLCSAAGKRQAKFCTMEGRTCRLRPESRFLCEAHLTVKLDKKLNLWYVSSFSDDHNHTLARPDEVPFLRSHNRIKAFERAEILAMAGAGIRKHIIFDNIVSRYGSYAKSPFQETKLYNMCYREKMKLLAQGDADTAIGIMLTRKDRDPDFFFEHTVDAEGRLQNLFSCDSQSRRDYLDYGDVVVFDSTYKMNMYGMSFIPFVGLNNHRCTTVFACAIVSDKTEATYVWLLNTFLKANCQKRPKSVITDGDAAMIRAIRKVLSDVWHRLCSWHIEKNMQKHLNHKSLKEFRALLYYATTHKVFEERWAAFVRKWQTEKTKTWLHRMYRKRTLWAASYLSGGIFLGMRSNQRSESLNSSLHLHLDYGMTIVDMIVHYENCIIRLRENEAYDDYTASQTLLVTVTECQSIESYAAKAFTQANFYMLQQDMKKVQEICGCVEE; encoded by the exons ATGGAGCAAGTAACCGGATACGCCAATGATGATTCCGGTAGCGATAATGGATCCTCGTCATTGAATGCGAACCAACCTCCCGGAGACTACTATATGAGTCAGGATGAATCGTACAGTGGTAAT CTACATGGCAATGATGACGATGAGGAATATGATATAGATGAACAATTTTATGCAAATAGTGTGAGCCAG ATAAATGCTAATGGTGACAATGAGCGTAATAATATAGATGATGACAATGCCGAGAGCGAGGTCGATGCATCTCGTAGTGGGAGCGGTAGCCAA GGAGGTGTTGATGGTCCTAGTGGGAATGATGAGCACAACGATGATGATCAGTTTGACCTTGACATGTGCTATGATGAATATCAGCAAGAGTCACTTGATAGGCATTGGGCAGTGATGGTAAAGACATTCAGGTCATTGGACGAGGTGTACACGTTCTACAACAAGCACGCGAGAGAACGTGGGTTCAACATCAGGAAGGACTCGCTAAAATTTTCGAAGGATCACGCAAGGACTCCACGCTTGAGGAGGTATCTCTGTTCCGCCGCAGGAAAACGACAGGCCAAGTTCTGTACCATGGAAGGCCGGACCTGCAGGCTTAGACCGGAGAGTCGATTCTTATGCGAAGCCCATTTGACAGTTAAGCTTGATAAAAAGCTCAATCTTTGGTATGTCAGCAGTTTCTCCGATGATCACAACCACACTCTTGCACGACCGGACGAAGTCCCTTTCCTCCGATCTCATAATCGGATCAAAGCATTTGAGAGAGCTGAGATCTTAGCTATGGCTGGAGCTGGGATAAGAAAACATATCATTTTTGATAACATCGTTAGCAGGTATGGGTCGTATGCAAAGTCACCATTTCAGGAGACAAAGTTGTATAACATGTGCTATAGGGAGAAGATGAAATTGCTTGCACAAGGTGATGCTGATACTGCCATAGGAATCATGTTGACCAGAAAGGACAGAGATCCAGACTTCTTCTTTGAGCACACGGTTGACGCTGAAGGCAGGCTCCAAAACCTCTTCTCGTGTGATTCGCAGTCACGCCGGGATTATCTAGACTATGGTGATGTTGTTGTGTTCGATAGCACATACAAGATGAACATGTATGGAATGTCGTTCATCCCTTTTGTGGGTCTGAACAACCACCGTTGCACTACGGTATTCGCGTGCGCCATTGTTTCAGACAAGACTGAGGCTACATATGTTTGGTTGCTTAACACGTTCTTGAAAGCTAACTGTCAGAAGAGGCCCAAATCTGTAATTACAGATGGAGATGCAGCGATGATAAGGGCTATCAGGAAGGTGCTTTCTGACGTGTGGCATCGTCTATGTTCATGGCATATTGAAAAGAATATGCAGAAACACCTCAACCACAAGTCATTGAAGGAGTTTAGGGCATTATTGTACTATGCCACTACACATAAGGTTTTTGAGGAGAGATGGGCCGCGTTTGTGCGCAAATGGCAGACGGAGAAAACGAAAACATGGCTCCATAGGATGTACAGGAAGAGGACGCTTTGGGCTGCATCATATTTGTCTGGTGGGATTTTCCTTGGTATGCGCAGTAATCAGAGGAGTGAGAGTCTGAACTCCAGCCTGCACCTTCATCTTGACTATGGTATGACGATCGTTGACATGATTGTACACTACGAAAATTGTATTATTCGCCTCCGTGAGAATGAAGCTTATGATGACTACACGGCCTCACAGACTCTTCTAGTAACAGTGACTGAGTGTCAGTCCATTGAGTCGTATGCTGCGAAAGCATTCACGCAGGCAAACTTTTATATGTTGCAACAAGATATGAAGAAGGTACAGGAGATTTGTGGTTGCGTGGAAGAATAA